A window of Clostridium sp. 'White wine YQ' contains these coding sequences:
- the truB gene encoding tRNA pseudouridine(55) synthase TruB: MNGVININKPKGITSFDVVYKIKKISGEKKIGHTGTLDPLATGVLPICLGKSTKLIDYIMSGKKKYRVKFQLGIITDTYDSEGTILEEHDASFITKEEVLHVISSFKGDIMQEPPMYSALKQNGVRLYELARKGIEVEREKRPISIFNIENIEIDLPYITMDVSCSKGTYIRSLCYDIGKSLNVGAVMRELTRMASEPFDIKDSVDLESLDLETLLSHMISSEKALSMYESVILEEGYEKLLINGVKLLDPNFTKSFFELDEIYKVYNSKNEFLGLGKGTDQGFKLLKNLME, encoded by the coding sequence ATGAATGGCGTAATTAATATAAATAAACCTAAAGGAATTACTTCTTTTGATGTTGTTTATAAGATTAAGAAAATCTCTGGAGAAAAAAAAATAGGTCATACCGGAACACTAGATCCTTTGGCAACTGGTGTTCTACCTATTTGTCTAGGAAAAAGTACAAAATTAATTGACTATATAATGTCAGGTAAAAAGAAATACAGAGTAAAATTTCAATTAGGTATAATTACTGATACCTATGACTCAGAAGGTACCATATTAGAAGAACATGATGCTTCCTTCATAACAAAAGAAGAGGTTTTACATGTCATTAGTTCCTTTAAAGGTGATATAATGCAAGAACCACCAATGTATTCTGCATTAAAACAAAATGGAGTAAGACTATATGAGTTAGCAAGAAAAGGCATTGAAGTTGAAAGAGAAAAAAGACCAATTTCTATCTTTAATATTGAGAATATTGAGATAGATTTGCCATATATAACTATGGATGTAAGTTGTTCTAAAGGCACATATATTAGAAGCTTATGCTATGATATAGGTAAAAGTCTTAATGTAGGTGCTGTAATGAGGGAATTAACTAGAATGGCATCAGAACCTTTTGATATAAAAGATTCCGTAGATTTAGAAAGCTTGGATTTAGAAACTTTATTAAGCCATATGATTTCTTCTGAGAAAGCACTTTCAATGTATGAAAGTGTTATATTAGAAGAAGGCTATGAAAAATTACTCATAAATGGTGTGAAACTTCTAGATCCTAATTTTACAAAGAGCTTTTTTGAATTAGATGAAATATATAAAGTATATAATTCCAAAAATGAATTCTTAGGTTTAGGAAAAGGAACTGACCAGGGATTCAAACTACTTAAAAATCTTATGGAGTAA
- a CDS encoding bifunctional riboflavin kinase/FAD synthetase, with product MIIINEINNEAIKEDTYIALGSFDGLHKGHLTLINKARELANANNGKSMVFSFKNHPLSLIRPELAPKLLMSNEEKVKILSDLKIDIFTLVDFNESFMKIEPEDFISLLCTKYNAKGIVVGFNYRFGYKNKGNIELLKSLEGKYNFKLHILDAYTYKDEIVSSSRIREEISSGNIEDANEMLSRAYYIQGKVIHGKKLGRQLGFPTANLEYSSDFILPKIGVYYTNVVINEKQYKGITSVGYNPTVKGENLTVETYILDFDEDIYDKILKVYFIKRIRDEENFASLDELIAQLNSDKEFAVKESLSINL from the coding sequence ATGATTATAATTAATGAAATTAATAATGAAGCAATCAAAGAAGATACTTATATTGCATTAGGCAGTTTTGATGGTTTACATAAAGGACATTTGACTTTAATAAATAAGGCTAGAGAATTAGCTAACGCAAATAACGGGAAAAGCATGGTATTCTCTTTTAAGAATCATCCCCTTTCATTAATTAGACCTGAATTAGCACCTAAGCTTTTAATGAGTAATGAAGAAAAGGTTAAAATACTAAGTGATTTAAAAATTGATATATTTACTTTGGTTGATTTTAATGAAAGCTTTATGAAAATTGAACCAGAAGATTTTATTTCTTTATTATGTACAAAATATAATGCAAAAGGAATAGTTGTTGGATTTAATTATAGATTTGGTTATAAAAACAAAGGTAACATAGAGCTTTTAAAAAGTTTAGAAGGAAAATATAATTTTAAGTTACATATATTAGATGCTTATACATATAAAGACGAGATAGTAAGTTCATCAAGAATTAGAGAAGAGATAAGTAGCGGAAATATTGAAGATGCCAATGAAATGCTTTCAAGAGCTTATTATATTCAAGGGAAAGTGATTCATGGTAAAAAACTTGGAAGACAGCTTGGATTTCCAACTGCAAATCTTGAATATTCTTCAGACTTTATCTTACCTAAGATAGGTGTCTATTATACAAATGTAGTTATTAATGAAAAACAATATAAAGGAATTACATCAGTTGGATATAACCCTACAGTAAAAGGTGAAAATTTAACTGTAGAAACATATATATTAGATTTTGATGAAGATATATATGATAAGATACTAAAAGTTTATTTTATCAAAAGAATAAGAGATGAGGAAAACTTTGCATCTTTAGATGAATTAATAGCACAATTAAATTCTGACAAAGAATTTGCTGTAAAAGAGTCTTTAAGTATTAATTTGTAA
- the rpsO gene encoding 30S ribosomal protein S15 — translation MDKTKKAEIIAKYARHEGDTGSPEVQIALLSERINSLTEHLRTHKKDHHSRRGLLMMVGQRRGLLNYLNSIDIERYRTIIQQLGLRR, via the coding sequence ATGGATAAAACTAAAAAGGCAGAAATTATTGCAAAATATGCTAGACATGAAGGAGATACTGGTTCTCCAGAAGTTCAAATTGCTCTATTAAGTGAAAGAATAAACTCTTTAACTGAGCATTTAAGAACACATAAAAAAGACCACCATTCAAGAAGAGGTCTTTTAATGATGGTTGGACAAAGAAGAGGTTTATTAAACTATCTTAACAGCATCGATATCGAAAGATACAGAACAATCATCCAACAATTAGGATTAAGAAGATAA
- a CDS encoding polyribonucleotide nucleotidyltransferase, whose translation MSHIYSTTVAGREMKVEFGNIGMLSDCAMFMSYGDTVVLTNVNASEKPRDGIDFFPLSVEYEERLYAVGKIPGGFIKREGRPSENAILNGRAIDRSLRPLFPKGFRNDVQVVCTVVSVENDNLPEILAINAASTALALSSIPFTTPVAGVQVGLIDGNFVINPTSAQREKSEMFLTVCATKDKVMMIEAGGNEIPEETMINAINFGFEECKKIALFQEECVKQFGKEKIVPELHKVDDALAQDVRDYSYEILKTAMYIIDKNERNLAVDEAKAKVLDAFKEKYPDNMSDVGEVVYSIQKEVVRHMLLKEHRRPDGRRFDEIRPINCEVNVLPRTHGTGIFTRGLTQVMTVATLGAIGDVQVLDGIGEEQSKRYMHHYNFPAYSVGEVRPLRGPGRREIGHGALAERALEPLIPSEEEFPYTIRLVSEVLSSNGSTSQASVCGSTLALLDAGVPIKRPAAGIAMGLITSEDLTEEGVITDIQGIEDFFGDMDFKVAGTEVGITSIQVDTKLAGLSAYVIRTAIENAKKARMEILDKINACISGPREEVSEFAPKTSAMQIDPDKIRDVIGAGGKVINKIIADTGVKIDIKDDGKIFISSSDSAGVKQAIGIIEGLTKEVKVGEVYLGKVTKIAAFGAFVEVLPGKEGLVHISKLDVNRVNKVEDIVSVGDEILVKVTEIDAQGRVNLSRKDAIVDTEKKDEE comes from the coding sequence ATGAGCCATATTTATTCAACAACTGTTGCCGGAAGAGAAATGAAAGTAGAATTTGGTAACATTGGTATGTTATCTGATTGTGCTATGTTTATGAGTTATGGTGACACAGTTGTTTTAACAAATGTAAATGCTTCAGAAAAACCAAGAGATGGAATAGACTTCTTTCCATTAAGCGTTGAATATGAAGAAAGACTATATGCAGTAGGTAAAATACCTGGTGGATTTATTAAAAGAGAAGGAAGACCTTCTGAAAACGCTATTTTAAATGGTAGAGCAATCGATAGATCATTAAGACCTTTATTTCCAAAGGGTTTCAGAAATGATGTTCAAGTAGTTTGTACAGTTGTATCTGTAGAAAACGATAATCTTCCAGAAATTTTAGCAATTAATGCAGCTTCTACTGCATTAGCATTATCAAGCATTCCATTTACGACTCCAGTTGCAGGTGTTCAAGTAGGATTAATTGACGGAAACTTTGTTATAAATCCAACATCAGCTCAAAGAGAAAAATCTGAAATGTTCTTAACAGTTTGTGCTACAAAAGACAAGGTAATGATGATTGAAGCTGGTGGAAATGAAATACCAGAAGAAACTATGATCAATGCTATTAATTTTGGATTTGAAGAATGTAAGAAGATTGCATTATTCCAAGAAGAGTGTGTTAAACAATTCGGTAAAGAAAAGATAGTTCCTGAATTACACAAGGTAGACGATGCTCTAGCTCAAGATGTAAGAGATTACTCATATGAAATATTAAAGACAGCGATGTATATTATTGATAAAAATGAGAGAAACTTAGCAGTAGATGAAGCTAAGGCTAAAGTTCTTGATGCATTTAAAGAAAAATATCCTGATAACATGAGTGATGTTGGTGAAGTAGTATACAGCATCCAAAAAGAAGTAGTAAGACACATGTTATTAAAAGAACATAGAAGACCTGATGGAAGAAGATTTGATGAAATAAGACCTATAAACTGCGAAGTTAATGTACTTCCAAGAACGCATGGAACTGGTATCTTTACTAGAGGATTAACTCAAGTAATGACTGTTGCTACATTAGGTGCAATTGGTGATGTGCAAGTTCTTGATGGTATAGGTGAAGAGCAATCTAAGAGATACATGCATCATTATAATTTCCCTGCATATAGTGTTGGAGAAGTTAGACCATTAAGAGGACCAGGAAGAAGAGAAATTGGTCATGGAGCTTTAGCAGAAAGAGCTTTAGAACCATTAATACCTTCTGAAGAAGAATTCCCATATACTATAAGATTAGTATCAGAAGTTTTAAGTTCAAATGGATCTACATCTCAAGCTTCTGTATGCGGATCTACATTAGCATTATTAGATGCTGGTGTACCAATAAAAAGACCAGCTGCAGGTATTGCAATGGGATTAATTACTTCAGAAGACTTAACTGAAGAAGGCGTTATAACAGATATTCAAGGAATAGAAGATTTCTTTGGAGATATGGACTTTAAAGTAGCAGGTACAGAAGTAGGTATTACTTCAATTCAAGTTGATACAAAGCTAGCTGGACTTTCAGCTTATGTTATAAGAACTGCTATAGAAAATGCTAAGAAAGCTAGAATGGAAATTTTAGATAAAATCAATGCTTGTATATCTGGTCCAAGAGAAGAAGTATCAGAATTTGCACCAAAGACTTCAGCTATGCAAATAGATCCTGATAAAATTAGAGATGTAATTGGAGCTGGTGGTAAAGTAATTAATAAAATAATTGCTGACACAGGTGTTAAAATTGATATTAAAGATGATGGTAAGATATTTATATCTTCTTCTGACTCAGCAGGGGTTAAGCAAGCAATTGGTATAATTGAAGGTTTAACAAAAGAAGTTAAGGTTGGAGAAGTTTACTTAGGTAAAGTAACTAAGATAGCTGCATTTGGAGCATTTGTAGAAGTTTTACCTGGAAAAGAAGGATTAGTTCACATTTCAAAACTTGATGTAAATAGAGTAAATAAAGTTGAAGATATTGTATCAGTTGGGGATGAAATATTAGTAAAAGTTACTGAAATTGATGCTCAAGGAAGAGTTAACCTTTCTAGAAAAGATGCGATTGTAGATACTGAAAAAAAAGATGAAGAATAA
- a CDS encoding M16 family metallopeptidase: protein MYNLYTLKNGLRIVTEKIDYINSISIGVLVNNGSRNENPSINGISHFIEHMLFKGTNKRTAKEIVEEIENVGGQINAYTSKESTCYYIKALNTHLELSIDILADMILNSKLDDEEISKEQGVVIEEINMNEDTPEEVLGDVYAKAAFGDDSLSYAILGTPKTVSSFNSKKLKDFINNNYTTKNTVISICGNFDESELKALIENYFGIWEETSNRSFEYSKSKLEENFLYTEKNIEQLHINFGLKGVPNGDERGYSLVLLNNILGGGASSILFQKVREELGLCYSIYSYLLPFQNVGAFNVYTGLSPTYAGKAISVIKEELNKFKTKEFTQEEININKEKIKAHYILGLESTSARMFNNGKSVLFQNKINTPEDIIKKIDRINKDSIKEVQSFCFDDGIINGAFVGKSISLDELSAQCEKEVFAYNSLKATLV, encoded by the coding sequence ATGTATAACTTATATACTTTAAAAAATGGATTAAGAATTGTAACTGAAAAAATCGACTACATTAATTCCATTAGCATTGGTGTTTTGGTTAATAATGGTTCTAGAAATGAGAATCCAAGTATTAATGGAATATCTCACTTTATTGAACATATGTTATTTAAAGGTACAAATAAAAGGACTGCCAAGGAAATCGTAGAAGAAATAGAGAATGTTGGTGGTCAAATAAATGCATATACTAGTAAAGAATCAACATGTTATTATATTAAAGCTTTAAATACACATTTAGAACTTTCTATAGACATTTTAGCTGATATGATTCTAAACTCTAAATTAGATGACGAAGAAATATCTAAAGAACAAGGAGTAGTAATAGAAGAAATCAATATGAACGAGGATACTCCTGAGGAAGTTTTAGGCGATGTATACGCTAAAGCAGCCTTTGGTGATGACTCGTTATCCTATGCAATTTTAGGTACTCCTAAAACTGTATCAAGCTTTAATTCAAAGAAGCTAAAAGATTTCATAAATAACAACTATACTACTAAAAATACTGTCATTTCAATATGTGGAAATTTTGATGAATCTGAATTAAAAGCTTTAATAGAAAATTACTTTGGTATTTGGGAAGAAACTTCAAATAGATCTTTTGAATATTCAAAGTCTAAATTAGAAGAAAACTTTTTATATACTGAAAAAAATATAGAGCAACTTCATATTAACTTTGGACTAAAAGGTGTTCCTAATGGTGATGAAAGAGGTTATAGTTTAGTTCTTCTAAATAATATACTTGGTGGTGGAGCATCCTCTATTTTATTCCAAAAAGTTAGAGAAGAGTTAGGTTTATGCTATTCAATATACTCATATCTGCTACCATTTCAAAATGTTGGTGCATTTAATGTATATACTGGTTTAAGTCCAACATACGCTGGTAAAGCTATTTCTGTTATTAAAGAGGAGTTAAATAAATTTAAAACAAAAGAATTTACGCAAGAAGAGATAAATATAAATAAAGAGAAGATTAAAGCACATTATATTTTGGGATTAGAGAGTACCTCTGCAAGGATGTTTAATAACGGTAAATCCGTGCTATTCCAAAATAAAATAAATACTCCAGAAGATATAATTAAAAAAATAGATAGAATTAATAAAGATTCCATAAAAGAAGTTCAAAGTTTTTGTTTTGATGATGGAATTATAAATGGAGCATTTGTTGGAAAAAGTATTTCTCTTGATGAATTATCTGCTCAATGCGAGAAGGAAGTTTTTGCTTATAATTCTCTAAAGGCAACATTAGTATAG
- a CDS encoding YlmC/YmxH family sporulation protein, producing the protein MSENIKTLSEMERFEIINVNDGEKYSYLSNNDIIIDDDGNLKFLIINLNNSKFSFFGGSEYLEIPWEYVKKIGSKTIILDVEEENIKRARL; encoded by the coding sequence ATGAGTGAAAATATTAAAACATTAAGTGAAATGGAACGTTTTGAAATAATTAACGTAAATGACGGAGAAAAATATAGTTATTTATCTAATAATGATATTATAATTGATGATGATGGAAATCTTAAGTTTTTAATCATTAATTTAAACAACTCAAAATTTTCATTTTTCGGAGGTAGTGAATATTTAGAAATACCTTGGGAGTATGTAAAGAAAATAGGATCAAAAACTATAATTCTAGATGTAGAAGAAGAGAATATAAAACGTGCAAGGTTATAA
- the dapG gene encoding aspartate kinase, producing MKFLVQKFGGTSVSTESRRKFVVEKVKAAIDEGFSPVVIVSAMGRKGEPYATDTLLSLLDDKFKEENKQATDLLMCCGEIISAVVMSNELNKIGLKAMPLTGGQAGIVTNDDFTNATSTNVDIKMLSDIISKGYIPVITGFQGVTKEGFITTLGRGGSDTSASLIGVALNAHEIQIYTDVDGIMTADPRIVEDASLIDVISYSEVFQLADQGAKVIHPKAVDIAMRGNVPLVIKNTMNNCSGTLINSIGDSNSSRIITGITYLNNRIQVSIKLEDNQGNPHYKELLDIVANNDISLDLINIFPKEKIFTIDSSKKNMLETIFKNINIKYSLIENCSKISVIGSRMAGIPGVMAKIIKALSDSNIDVLQTADSHSTIWCLIESDKVSEATNILHKTFQL from the coding sequence TTGAAATTTTTAGTACAAAAATTCGGTGGCACATCTGTATCAACTGAAAGTAGAAGAAAGTTTGTAGTAGAAAAAGTAAAAGCAGCTATAGATGAAGGCTTTTCACCTGTAGTTATTGTTTCTGCTATGGGTAGAAAAGGTGAACCTTATGCAACAGATACATTGTTATCTTTGCTTGATGATAAATTTAAAGAAGAAAATAAACAGGCTACAGACCTATTAATGTGTTGTGGTGAAATAATAAGTGCAGTAGTAATGAGTAATGAATTAAATAAAATTGGTCTTAAGGCTATGCCATTAACAGGTGGACAAGCTGGTATCGTAACTAACGATGACTTTACTAACGCTACTTCAACTAATGTGGATATTAAAATGTTAAGTGACATAATTTCTAAGGGATATATCCCAGTAATAACTGGATTTCAAGGAGTGACAAAAGAAGGCTTTATAACTACCTTAGGTAGAGGAGGAAGTGATACATCTGCTTCCTTAATTGGTGTTGCTTTAAATGCTCACGAGATCCAAATATATACCGATGTAGATGGAATAATGACTGCTGATCCAAGAATTGTAGAAGATGCTTCTTTAATAGATGTAATCAGTTATAGTGAAGTTTTCCAATTAGCAGATCAAGGTGCTAAAGTAATTCATCCTAAAGCAGTCGATATTGCAATGAGAGGAAATGTGCCGCTAGTAATTAAGAATACAATGAATAATTGTTCCGGTACATTAATAAATAGTATAGGAGATTCAAATAGCTCAAGAATAATAACTGGAATTACATATTTGAACAATAGAATACAAGTTTCTATTAAATTAGAGGATAATCAAGGCAATCCTCATTATAAGGAGCTTTTAGATATTGTTGCAAATAATGATATCAGTTTGGATTTAATAAATATATTTCCAAAAGAAAAGATTTTTACAATTGATAGCAGTAAGAAAAACATGCTAGAAACAATATTTAAAAATATTAATATTAAATATTCCTTAATTGAAAATTGTAGTAAAATCTCAGTTATAGGCTCAAGAATGGCTGGAATACCTGGTGTAATGGCAAAGATAATAAAAGCATTAAGTGATAGTAATATAGATGTACTTCAAACTGCTGACTCTCATAGCACTATTTGGTGTTTAATCGAAAGCGATAAGGTAAGTGAAGCTACTAATATTTTACACAAGACTTTTCAATTATAA
- a CDS encoding ClpP family protease: MTYDNPINLNKKNPNENNFYSAESQAEEKKEKNEEIESIKEVGNTEPVKPDERIQVISIIGQIEGHMILPPNTKTTKYEHLIPQLLSIEQNPNVKGVLFILNTVGGDVEAGLAIAEMINSMSKPTVSLVIGGGHSIGAPLATSAKASFISPSATMIIHPIRMNGLIIGVPQTFNYFNKMQQRINDFIVRTSKIETDELKRLMLQTDELLNDMGTILIGKEAVDIGLIDEVGGVKSALDKLESMIE, from the coding sequence ATGACTTATGATAATCCTATAAATTTAAATAAAAAAAATCCTAATGAAAATAATTTTTATTCTGCTGAATCCCAAGCTGAAGAAAAAAAAGAAAAGAATGAGGAAATTGAATCAATTAAAGAAGTTGGTAATACAGAACCTGTAAAGCCTGATGAAAGAATTCAAGTTATTTCTATAATTGGTCAAATAGAAGGGCATATGATTTTGCCACCAAACACCAAAACTACAAAGTATGAGCATTTAATACCTCAACTTTTATCCATTGAACAAAACCCAAATGTTAAAGGTGTTTTATTCATACTTAATACCGTTGGCGGAGATGTAGAGGCTGGGCTAGCAATAGCTGAAATGATTAATAGCATGTCTAAACCAACTGTTTCATTAGTAATTGGTGGTGGTCACTCTATAGGTGCTCCATTAGCTACCTCTGCTAAAGCATCATTTATTTCTCCGTCAGCAACAATGATTATTCATCCCATAAGGATGAACGGACTAATAATAGGAGTTCCTCAAACCTTTAATTATTTCAATAAGATGCAACAAAGAATAAATGATTTTATTGTTAGAACTTCTAAGATAGAAACAGATGAATTAAAGCGTTTAATGTTGCAGACAGATGAACTTCTTAATGATATGGGTACTATACTCATCGGAAAAGAAGCAGTTGATATTGGATTGATAGATGAAGTTGGTGGAGTAAAATCTGCTTTAGATAAACTTGAGTCTATGATAGAATAG
- a CDS encoding FtsK/SpoIIIE family DNA translocase, translating into MARRKTRSRKKKKTEIKQYSEIKGFMWIVIGFILAIGIYTNLAGYFSAFSKNVLFSLLGIGAFVMPLYLIYFGAMIIYHKGELQLGYKFYPITFLVINTLLLVASINMDIRSNNTSDFFTIIGDIIKLSSPLDGGILGFTLAYPIYKILGFVGSIIVYMAIYVICIVITFNLSIRDMGKNIKDKGKRVKEDLKNKNIQLKEREPDINLEVDKSKVENEYIDGINKKIKILDFMKNAEIHNEPLEEEKNKEIAVFQMGDIASDISNVKSEPTKSKKLENNVKEDVNKEIVEKISEVKAEKEYIIPNLDYLNANSGLKINKEDKKELIASANKLEETLSSFGVEAKVLQVTKGPAVTRYELQPNIGVKVSKIVNLSDDISLSLAASGVRIEAPIPGKSAVGIEVPNKKVTPVFLREVLESNEFKNSTSNVAFALGKDIAGQCIVTDLSKMPHLLIAGATGSGKSVCINTLIMSILYKYSPEDVALLMIDPKVVELNVYNGIPHLLIPVVTDPKKAAAALNWAVNEMTRRYKLFADLGVRNVQSYNALLEKGQIEAKLPYIVIIVDELADLMMVCPNDVEEYIARLAQMARAAGMHLVLATQRPSVDVITGVIKANIPSRISFAVSSQVDSRTILDSSGAEKLLGKGDMLFYPVGESKPLRIQGAFISEEEVEKVVSFIKSDENNIQYKEEIIDHINSESVENNKISDDDTDELLDEAINIVVESGQASASYIQRRLRIGFNRAARIIEQLEERGIISAKDGTKPRQVLISKSELEEY; encoded by the coding sequence ATGGCAAGGAGAAAGACTAGATCAAGAAAGAAGAAAAAAACAGAGATAAAGCAATATTCAGAGATAAAAGGTTTTATGTGGATTGTTATAGGATTCATTTTAGCAATAGGTATATATACTAATTTAGCAGGATACTTTTCTGCATTTTCAAAGAATGTTTTATTCTCTCTTTTAGGAATTGGAGCATTTGTAATGCCATTATATCTAATATATTTTGGTGCTATGATCATATATCACAAAGGTGAGCTTCAGCTAGGGTATAAATTTTACCCAATAACCTTTTTAGTAATTAATACATTACTATTAGTTGCTTCAATAAATATGGACATACGTAGTAATAACACATCTGACTTTTTTACAATTATAGGAGACATAATTAAACTCTCCTCACCATTAGATGGTGGAATTTTAGGTTTTACATTAGCATATCCTATATATAAAATTTTAGGATTTGTAGGTTCAATAATTGTTTATATGGCTATATATGTTATATGTATAGTAATAACATTTAATCTTTCAATTAGAGATATGGGGAAAAATATAAAAGATAAAGGTAAAAGAGTTAAGGAAGATTTAAAAAATAAAAATATTCAATTAAAAGAAAGAGAACCAGATATTAATTTAGAAGTTGATAAAAGCAAGGTTGAAAATGAATATATAGATGGTATAAATAAGAAGATTAAAATATTAGATTTTATGAAAAATGCTGAAATTCATAATGAGCCGTTGGAGGAAGAGAAAAATAAAGAAATTGCAGTGTTTCAAATGGGTGACATAGCTTCTGATATTTCTAATGTTAAAAGCGAGCCAACTAAAAGCAAAAAACTTGAAAATAATGTTAAAGAAGATGTAAATAAAGAAATAGTTGAAAAAATATCTGAAGTAAAAGCAGAAAAGGAATATATTATACCTAATTTAGACTATTTAAATGCTAATAGTGGGCTTAAGATTAATAAGGAAGATAAAAAAGAACTTATAGCTTCAGCTAATAAACTTGAAGAAACTCTTAGTTCATTTGGGGTTGAAGCAAAGGTTTTACAAGTTACAAAAGGACCAGCAGTTACAAGATATGAACTTCAACCTAATATCGGAGTTAAGGTTTCAAAGATTGTAAATCTATCTGATGATATTTCATTAAGTTTAGCTGCTTCAGGAGTAAGAATAGAAGCTCCAATACCGGGAAAATCTGCTGTAGGTATAGAGGTTCCAAATAAAAAGGTAACCCCTGTATTTTTAAGAGAAGTACTAGAATCCAATGAATTTAAAAATTCTACAAGTAATGTTGCTTTTGCATTAGGAAAAGATATTGCAGGACAGTGTATTGTAACAGACTTAAGCAAAATGCCTCACTTATTAATTGCCGGAGCTACGGGCTCGGGAAAATCTGTATGTATTAATACCTTAATCATGAGTATATTATATAAATATTCACCAGAGGATGTAGCACTGCTTATGATTGACCCTAAGGTTGTAGAGTTAAATGTTTATAATGGAATTCCTCATCTATTAATACCAGTAGTAACAGATCCTAAAAAAGCTGCTGCAGCATTAAATTGGGCTGTTAATGAAATGACAAGAAGATATAAGTTGTTTGCTGATTTAGGTGTAAGGAATGTACAATCATATAATGCACTTTTAGAAAAAGGACAAATTGAAGCAAAGCTTCCTTATATCGTTATAATTGTAGATGAGTTAGCAGATTTAATGATGGTATGTCCAAATGATGTTGAGGAATACATTGCAAGATTAGCACAAATGGCGAGAGCTGCAGGTATGCATCTAGTTCTTGCGACTCAAAGACCATCTGTAGATGTTATAACTGGCGTAATTAAAGCTAACATACCATCTAGAATATCCTTTGCAGTTTCTTCACAAGTTGATTCAAGAACTATACTAGATTCTTCCGGAGCTGAGAAATTATTAGGTAAAGGAGACATGTTATTCTACCCAGTTGGTGAATCGAAACCTCTAAGGATACAGGGTGCTTTCATTTCTGAAGAAGAGGTTGAAAAAGTTGTTTCTTTCATAAAATCAGATGAAAATAACATACAATATAAAGAGGAAATAATTGACCATATAAATAGTGAATCTGTAGAAAATAATAAAATTTCTGATGATGATACTGATGAACTTCTTGATGAAGCAATAAATATTGTAGTTGAAAGCGGCCAAGCTTCTGCTTCATATATACAAAGAAGATTAAGAATTGGCTTTAATAGAGCAGCTAGAATAATTGAGCAATTAGAAGAAAGAGGTATTATATCAGCAAAAGATGGAACAAAACCAAGGCAGGTATTAATATCAAAAAGCGAATTAGAGGAGTATTAA